The Tenacibaculum jejuense genome includes a window with the following:
- a CDS encoding response regulator produces the protein MTTIVIAEDHQMLIDGVKSFFEYDEEIKIIGSVNNGEELIKLVELKQPKLVITDIRMPKMDGIAATKIIKSKFKHIKVLALTMFDQPDAIKQMLDAGASGYLLKNSGIKMLSKAIKVIAEGNTFFDPNVAFNFMNDYIDKNVTIGKSDQIVLSNREKEILQHIANGKTSKQIAEDLFIAKTTVDTHRKNMIRKLNLNSGNELVKYAIDKKYQF, from the coding sequence ATGACTACAATCGTTATTGCAGAAGATCATCAAATGTTGATTGATGGAGTTAAATCTTTTTTTGAATATGATGAAGAAATCAAAATAATTGGTAGTGTAAACAATGGTGAAGAGCTTATTAAATTAGTAGAGTTAAAACAACCCAAATTAGTTATTACTGACATTAGAATGCCTAAAATGGATGGTATTGCTGCTACCAAGATTATAAAATCTAAATTCAAACATATTAAAGTTTTAGCCTTAACCATGTTTGATCAACCAGATGCAATAAAACAAATGTTAGATGCTGGTGCTTCTGGATATTTATTGAAAAATTCTGGAATAAAAATGCTTTCTAAAGCTATAAAAGTGATAGCTGAGGGTAACACTTTTTTTGATCCTAACGTAGCTTTTAACTTTATGAATGACTACATTGATAAAAACGTAACTATAGGAAAATCAGATCAGATTGTTTTATCTAATAGAGAAAAAGAAATTTTACAACATATTGCCAATGGAAAAACATCAAAACAAATTGCTGAAGATCTTTTTATCGCTAAAACTACAGTGGATACACATAGAAAAAATATGATTAGAAAATTAAATTTAAATAGTGGAAATGAACTTGTAAAGTATGCTATTGATAAGAAATATCAATTTTAA